In Gimesia panareensis, the genomic window ATTGATTGCTCTGGTATTTCTCTGCGCTGTGGTGACACCTGCGCACGTCTGGTCTCAGGAAACACCACCGGCAGCAACTCCTGAACCGACAACGGCTACCGGCCTGACTGCAGACGACCTGCTGCTCTCTAAACCGGAAACTCCCGAACAGCTGATGCAGGCCGTCGTACAACTGACCGATCTGGGACACGCGGCTTCCGCGAAAGCGTATCTCGATCAGCTCCTCAAAGCCAATCCTGATGACGAACTGATCCTGAAGCTCCGTGACAAATACGGCCCGGCTGCCTTCCTGCGACTGTCCAACAACAAAGAACTTCAGCCGCAGTCCATCACACTGTTAAAGAAAATGGAAGCCGCTTTCCGGGCCTACGCGACTGATCCGGCCCGGATCAATGCCCTGATCAATGATCTCTCCGGAACACCCACCGAACGCGATATTGCGATCATCCAGCTCAAATCGGCTGGAGAGATTGTCGCACCTCCGATCCTCAATCAATTGAGCCGCAGCGAAGACCCGGCCAGAAATGATGAGCTGACCTTCGCTTTAACACAACTCGGTGAACCGGTCGTACAACCACTGATCGCCGCCCTGCGTGCCCCGCAGGAAAAGATCCGCAAAATCGCTGCTGACGTACTGGGCGATCTCGCCCGACCTTCTGATGCCCTGTACCTCTGGAATCCAGCGTATTCTCAGAGCCAGCCGCAAAGCGTTCAGGTCGCTGCCCGACTGGCACTGGCCAAGATCCTGGGCAAGAGTCCCCGCAAAACATATGAGCTCAATCGCCACGAAGCACAGCTGGTTCTGAAAAACGCGGCACTGAATCTCTACCAGAAACATGAAGCGAAATCCGAAAACCAGTCCGTCTGGGTCTGGGATAATGCGGCTCAAACAGTCGTCAAGAAACAACTGCCCACTCAGGAAATCAACCTGATCGAAGGGCTCCGGCTGGCCAAAGAAGCCCTCGAAATGTCTCCGGACAAACAGGACGTACAAACACTCTACCTGGCAATGGCGCTCGCCCTGGAAGCATATCAGGTTGGCTGGAATCAGCCGCTCCCCGAAGGACCGGGAACCGCCTTCAACCTGGCTCTGCTTTCCGGTCCCAAAGCGGTCAGCCGCGTGCTGGCCCTGGCCATGAAACAGGGGCACACACCCAGTGCCCTGGCCGCACTCAAAGCCCTGGGGCAGATCGGCTCTCGTACGCTGCTGCACGAACAGCTCGACAAGCACTCGTCCCTGATCGCCGCCCTGAACTATCCCGACCGTCGGGTACAGTTCGCCGCAGCCACCGCGATTCTGCAGCTCGATCCAGCCAGGCCTTTCCCCGGCGCCACCCGGGTGATCAGCATCCTGACCCGTGCTCTGCGTGGGGAAGGAACACAGGCTGCCATCGTTGTTGACAGCAACATCCCCCGGGGGCAGACCATGGCCGGTGTCTTCCACGAACTGGGTTACGATACCACACCGGTCCAGACGGGCATGGATGGTTTTAAAGCCGCTACCCAGCGGATGGATATCGAATTTATTGCCCTGGAATATAATATCGCCCGCTGGGGGCTTTCTCAGACCATCGCCAATCTGCGCGCCGATTCCCGCACCGCCAACATCCCGATCATCATTTACGGCCCGCTGCGTCTGCAAAATAAAATCGAACATTCCACGCGTTATTACCCCCTCGTGAAATACATTGTGGAATCACAGAACTCAGACGACGTCGGCTCCCAGAT contains:
- a CDS encoding HEAT repeat domain-containing protein, with the protein product MSFNNRILALIALVFLCAVVTPAHVWSQETPPAATPEPTTATGLTADDLLLSKPETPEQLMQAVVQLTDLGHAASAKAYLDQLLKANPDDELILKLRDKYGPAAFLRLSNNKELQPQSITLLKKMEAAFRAYATDPARINALINDLSGTPTERDIAIIQLKSAGEIVAPPILNQLSRSEDPARNDELTFALTQLGEPVVQPLIAALRAPQEKIRKIAADVLGDLARPSDALYLWNPAYSQSQPQSVQVAARLALAKILGKSPRKTYELNRHEAQLVLKNAALNLYQKHEAKSENQSVWVWDNAAQTVVKKQLPTQEINLIEGLRLAKEALEMSPDKQDVQTLYLAMALALEAYQVGWNQPLPEGPGTAFNLALLSGPKAVSRVLALAMKQGHTPSALAALKALGQIGSRTLLHEQLDKHSSLIAALNYPDRRVQFAAATAILQLDPARPFPGATRVISILTRALRGEGTQAAIVVDSNIPRGQTMAGVFHELGYDTTPVQTGMDGFKAATQRMDIEFIALEYNIARWGLSQTIANLRADSRTANIPIIIYGPLRLQNKIEHSTRYYPLVKYIVESQNSDDVGSQMKPFLDGLKTPELTGALRSEYRAAALYWLSHIATGQRTNIYDLKPAEKPVLDLVSDRALASNALITLGSIPTRSAQEDLVQVVTTQTFEADVREIAALQLAFHIQKFGLLVDTMQVTELQKAYQAAKDPKLNTALASVMGTLMPDSKIVGERLQKFQPATSLP